The Candidatus Neomarinimicrobiota bacterium region TTTCGTATGCTCCCTGAATGACATAATGTTGTTCAGTTCTGAGATGGGAGTGACTTTCCTGGCGGAATCCTGGCGGTATTTTCAGAAGAATCGTTTTTCCTCCCTCGTCTTCCCGTAGAATCTTGATTTGTGTCCCACGCATGTAGCTTTCACTGGCATCCTGCCATTTCAGATCATTCGCTTTTACAATTAGATCTAACATAAGTAGCTCCCTTTCTTTGTAGAGATTCCAGCCATGCTTTCAACGGACAAAAAGAATCAGTTCTTTGACTGTTTCTTCTTTAGCAAGTCGTCATGATAGGAACCTTCACGGATTAGTTTTGCTCCACATTGAGGACATTTTTCGTCCTGACAGGGAATCCCACGTTTGTGGGCGGCCCGATAATCACATTTGGGACAGTGGCAACCCCCACCAGCACCTAGATTTTGACTATTTTGTCTCATTCTTTGCTTCTCCAGATTCCGCTGATTGTTTGAGCAACTTAGATAGCTGATCAATTACTGTGGTCAACTGCTGGCG contains the following coding sequences:
- a CDS encoding cupin domain-containing protein; this encodes MLDLIVKANDLKWQDASESYMRGTQIKILREDEGGKTILLKIPPGFRQESHSHLRTEQHYVIQGAYEMGSTPCPEGTYQLIHKDSTHGPITSKAGAVILVIWH
- a CDS encoding ferredoxin — protein: MRQNSQNLGAGGGCHCPKCDYRAAHKRGIPCQDEKCPQCGAKLIREGSYHDDLLKKKQSKN